From a single Granulicella aggregans genomic region:
- a CDS encoding cytochrome b/b6 domain-containing protein, giving the protein MQSVASGPQRVAAVPAAAIATPVLPPKEAAATIRLEKKHPLAIRWMHWVNFPVLFTMIWSGMLIYWGDSDNAYQHPHRIYRIGIGSFTLFRFWPEWVYTWLNAPYRITVGLGWHFVFMWIFAINGILYVTYLWLSGNWRLLLPTMASWKEAIQVTLYDLHLTKVHPPAKKYNGAQKIAYSAIIVMGLGSLLTGISIYKPTQVHYLTSLLGGYEMARWEHFFLTLGFMAFFLLHVGQVIKTGWNNFRGMVSGYEIRPADSAPYTEERRDA; this is encoded by the coding sequence ATGCAGAGCGTAGCTTCGGGCCCCCAGCGTGTTGCCGCCGTTCCCGCAGCGGCAATTGCGACGCCGGTCCTGCCGCCGAAGGAGGCCGCAGCGACCATTCGCCTGGAGAAGAAGCACCCGCTCGCCATCCGCTGGATGCACTGGGTCAACTTTCCCGTTTTGTTCACCATGATCTGGAGCGGCATGCTGATCTACTGGGGCGACTCCGATAACGCCTACCAGCATCCGCACCGCATCTATCGCATCGGTATCGGCAGCTTTACGCTCTTCCGTTTCTGGCCGGAGTGGGTCTACACCTGGCTGAACGCGCCCTATCGCATCACTGTCGGGCTGGGCTGGCACTTCGTCTTCATGTGGATCTTCGCCATCAACGGCATCCTCTATGTGACGTATCTGTGGCTGTCGGGTAACTGGCGGCTCCTGCTTCCGACCATGGCCTCGTGGAAGGAAGCGATCCAGGTCACGCTCTACGATCTTCATCTGACGAAGGTCCACCCGCCGGCGAAGAAGTACAACGGCGCTCAGAAGATCGCCTACTCCGCCATCATTGTGATGGGCCTTGGCTCGCTGCTGACCGGAATCTCCATTTACAAGCCGACGCAGGTACACTACCTGACCTCTCTTCTGGGCGGCTACGAGATGGCGCGGTGGGAGCACTTTTTCCTGACGCTAGGCTTCATGGCCTTCTTCCTGCTGCACGTCGGGCAGGTCATCAAGACCGGCTGGAACAACTTCCGCGGCATGGTCAGCGGCTACGAGATTCGCCCCGCGGATTCCGCTCCCTACACTGAAGAGAGGAGAGACGCATGA
- a CDS encoding molybdopterin-dependent oxidoreductase, whose product MTPEPVDSETQTPDDPLKMSDGREEREEREKRREIEKKIDRSDRVGEEPDDYEPERPDSKSSETPVAAAPAAQASPTGVEAAPEATVAVPVEAAPQPDPAAIEAANKAVLRESGKRTRRSFVIAAAAAAVAYTGYSWIDKSEMVGRQQKPLRAAFNANAKIAREVFNERGIAPTYSKDKAVADLRFNGPYGLRQELMLDSWRLKLVGVAKPEQYKQFVPDVTAWEYKEVDFEQPKATHADDSKGPAEKPAVWKRALNADGTPMRGQEEAGDSDSDLDPFTPGLLLTLDDIKALPHHEFVTEFKCIEGWSEIVHWGGYRLADLIAAYPPARNAKGEYPKYVYMETPYGDYYCGYNMSACTHPQSLLTTEMSGAPLSQLHGAPIRLHMPIKYGYKQIKRIALIAYTDKQPDDYWTKLGYDWYAGL is encoded by the coding sequence ATGACCCCAGAGCCCGTAGATTCGGAGACACAGACCCCTGATGACCCGCTGAAGATGAGCGATGGTCGCGAAGAGCGCGAAGAACGCGAGAAGCGTCGCGAGATAGAGAAGAAGATCGACCGCTCCGACCGTGTCGGCGAAGAACCGGACGACTACGAGCCGGAGCGGCCGGATTCCAAATCAAGCGAGACGCCTGTCGCCGCCGCGCCCGCTGCGCAGGCCTCGCCGACCGGGGTAGAGGCTGCACCTGAAGCGACGGTTGCGGTTCCGGTCGAAGCTGCCCCTCAGCCTGATCCAGCCGCTATAGAAGCAGCCAACAAGGCCGTCCTTCGCGAGTCGGGCAAGCGCACTCGCCGCAGCTTCGTGATCGCGGCGGCTGCGGCAGCCGTCGCTTACACGGGCTACAGCTGGATCGACAAGAGCGAGATGGTCGGCCGCCAGCAGAAGCCGCTCCGCGCCGCCTTCAACGCCAACGCGAAGATCGCCCGGGAGGTCTTCAACGAGCGCGGCATCGCCCCCACTTACTCGAAAGATAAAGCCGTCGCTGACCTGCGCTTCAACGGTCCCTACGGCTTGCGGCAGGAGCTCATGCTAGATAGCTGGCGGCTCAAGCTCGTTGGCGTCGCCAAGCCCGAGCAGTATAAGCAGTTTGTCCCTGATGTGACGGCCTGGGAGTACAAAGAGGTCGACTTCGAGCAACCCAAGGCCACTCACGCCGACGACTCGAAAGGCCCAGCCGAGAAGCCCGCCGTCTGGAAGCGCGCACTCAACGCCGATGGCACCCCCATGCGGGGTCAGGAAGAGGCGGGTGACAGCGACAGCGATCTCGATCCCTTCACTCCGGGGCTGCTGCTCACGCTCGACGACATCAAGGCGTTACCCCACCACGAGTTTGTCACCGAGTTCAAGTGCATCGAGGGCTGGAGCGAGATCGTCCACTGGGGCGGCTACCGTCTTGCCGACCTCATCGCCGCCTACCCGCCCGCACGCAACGCCAAGGGCGAGTATCCCAAGTACGTCTACATGGAGACGCCTTACGGCGACTACTACTGCGGCTACAACATGAGCGCCTGCACCCACCCGCAGAGCCTGCTGACCACAGAGATGTCCGGTGCTCCGCTCTCTCAGCTCCACGGCGCGCCCATCCGCCTGCACATGCCCATCAAGTACGGCTACAAGCAGATCAAGCGGATCGCGCTGATCGCGTACACGGATAAGCAGCCGGACGATTACTGGACCAAGCTCGGATATGACTGGTACGCGGGGTTGTAG
- a CDS encoding winged helix-turn-helix transcriptional regulator: MVRDAKKLKKKAKKLRFESLDGKVARPEIDRLVEEVIGRVADKWTLLLLEALAQHGVVRFSRLAELVGGISQKMLTQTLRQMEADGFVTRTVYPVVPPKVEYKLTKLGESLGAAFCGVWEWAEKNYEEVEQRRAEYAVRMKQD, encoded by the coding sequence GTGGTAAGAGATGCGAAGAAGCTGAAGAAGAAGGCCAAGAAGCTGCGGTTCGAAAGCTTGGACGGCAAGGTGGCTCGGCCGGAGATCGACCGGCTGGTCGAGGAGGTCATCGGGCGTGTTGCGGACAAGTGGACGCTTCTGCTGTTGGAGGCGCTGGCGCAGCACGGGGTTGTTCGCTTCAGCCGGCTGGCAGAGCTGGTGGGCGGCATCAGCCAGAAGATGTTGACGCAGACCCTTCGGCAGATGGAAGCGGACGGTTTCGTCACGCGGACAGTGTACCCGGTAGTTCCGCCGAAGGTGGAGTACAAGCTGACGAAGCTCGGGGAAAGCCTGGGGGCGGCGTTCTGCGGCGTGTGGGAGTGGGCGGAGAAGAACTATGAGGAAGTGGAGCAGCGCCGGGCGGAGTATGCGGTCCGGATGAAGCAGGATTGA
- a CDS encoding SDR family oxidoreductase, translating into MNPSANNTILITGGGSGIGRGLAEAFHKLGNKVIIAGRRKEVLETVTAANPGMEFAVLDVQDSAKLSAFVANVTAKYPALNVLINMAGVMKPENFADSTDTSSADGIIATNLTAPIHLTAALLPLLKQQPKATVMTVTSGLAFVPLAMTPTYCATKAAMHSWSVSLRYQLRETSVEVLELAPPYVQTELMGEHQASDPRAMPLADYIAEVMDILTNQPDAKEILVKNVYPLRFAGDFNSEKFYAFFEQFNNAMAGH; encoded by the coding sequence ATGAATCCCAGCGCAAACAACACCATCCTCATCACCGGCGGAGGGTCCGGCATCGGCCGTGGCCTCGCAGAGGCCTTTCACAAGCTCGGCAACAAGGTCATCATCGCGGGCCGACGTAAGGAGGTTCTCGAGACTGTCACCGCCGCGAATCCCGGCATGGAGTTCGCCGTGCTCGATGTGCAGGACTCGGCCAAACTCTCCGCCTTCGTCGCTAATGTGACCGCGAAGTACCCTGCTCTGAACGTGCTCATCAACATGGCGGGAGTGATGAAGCCGGAGAACTTTGCCGACTCGACCGACACCTCCTCCGCCGACGGCATCATCGCCACTAACCTGACCGCGCCGATTCACCTGACCGCTGCCCTGTTGCCTTTGTTGAAGCAGCAGCCAAAGGCCACCGTCATGACCGTCACCTCCGGCCTGGCCTTCGTGCCGCTCGCGATGACGCCCACTTACTGCGCAACGAAGGCCGCGATGCACTCATGGTCCGTTTCGCTGCGCTACCAACTCCGCGAGACTTCGGTAGAAGTTCTTGAGCTCGCGCCGCCTTACGTCCAGACTGAGTTGATGGGCGAGCACCAGGCCAGCGATCCCCGCGCCATGCCGCTCGCCGATTACATCGCGGAGGTCATGGACATCCTTACCAACCAGCCCGATGCGAAAGAGATCCTCGTCAAGAATGTCTATCCGCTACGGTTCGCGGGCGACTTCAATAGCGAGAAGTTCTACGCGTTCTTTGAACAATTCAATAACGCCATGGCTGGCCACTAG
- a CDS encoding Gfo/Idh/MocA family protein, with translation MNRRELLVKGSQAVSGIMILKSSTAFGYQANSAVLIGLLGCGNRGTAVATSFSQNTAGQVVALADIFPDQLAAGKAHFDKVNGSLTRAAIDSKLLFRGPHAFEELAASQDVDVIQISTPPFFHVQHLAAAVDAGKHVYCEKPVGIDVRQAKQALEIAKRVKPHQSVDVGFQCRMAPPIAAIEAQIKAGALGKVATVSGNYNAPASTEKTHPGIKPDEYRLRNWLWDKALSGDILVEQNIHIIDLCNWMLGAHPLKATATGGRNVLKHYGDCWDNYEVEYTYPGGVHFTFASTQFGSDGKFDAGLKLFGSAGSATVPYSGPIQITGAQAWEWKDSRSNAPGSGQFAANGSFLDNLEFADRDKDRSFIDSITSGPAHNQIAAGVETALSCMLGRMAGYTGREVTWEDLLAHGETYQMGFSLDQFA, from the coding sequence ATGAATCGCAGGGAACTACTCGTTAAGGGATCGCAGGCCGTATCGGGCATCATGATTTTGAAGTCAAGCACCGCGTTCGGCTACCAGGCAAACTCCGCTGTCCTCATCGGCCTGCTAGGATGCGGCAACCGCGGGACGGCGGTCGCAACCTCGTTTTCGCAGAACACAGCGGGGCAGGTCGTCGCTCTGGCCGATATCTTCCCTGATCAACTGGCGGCAGGCAAGGCCCACTTCGACAAAGTGAATGGCAGCTTGACCCGCGCAGCGATCGACAGCAAGCTGCTCTTTCGCGGCCCCCACGCCTTCGAAGAACTGGCGGCATCGCAAGATGTCGATGTGATCCAGATCTCGACACCGCCGTTCTTCCATGTCCAACATCTCGCCGCAGCGGTCGATGCTGGCAAGCATGTCTACTGCGAGAAGCCGGTGGGCATCGACGTCCGCCAGGCAAAACAGGCACTCGAGATCGCGAAGCGCGTAAAGCCGCACCAAAGCGTCGATGTCGGCTTCCAATGCCGTATGGCACCACCCATCGCTGCCATTGAAGCCCAGATCAAGGCAGGCGCATTGGGTAAAGTCGCAACGGTATCGGGCAACTACAACGCCCCGGCATCGACGGAGAAGACGCATCCCGGCATCAAGCCCGACGAGTACCGCCTGCGTAACTGGCTGTGGGACAAGGCGCTCTCCGGCGACATCCTCGTCGAGCAGAACATCCACATCATCGATCTCTGCAACTGGATGCTGGGTGCGCATCCGCTGAAGGCGACCGCAACCGGAGGCCGGAACGTCCTGAAGCACTACGGCGACTGCTGGGACAACTACGAGGTCGAGTACACCTATCCCGGCGGCGTCCACTTCACCTTCGCCTCGACGCAGTTTGGCAGCGACGGCAAGTTCGACGCAGGGCTGAAGTTATTCGGATCAGCCGGATCGGCGACGGTTCCCTACTCCGGACCGATCCAGATCACCGGTGCGCAGGCGTGGGAGTGGAAGGACTCTCGCAGCAATGCTCCGGGATCAGGCCAGTTTGCCGCGAACGGAAGCTTCCTCGACAACCTTGAGTTCGCGGACCGCGACAAAGATCGCAGCTTCATCGACAGCATCACCTCTGGTCCAGCGCACAACCAGATCGCAGCCGGAGTAGAGACGGCGCTGAGTTGCATGCTGGGCCGGATGGCTGGCTACACCGGCCGCGAAGTCACCTGGGAAGATCTGCTCGCACACGGTGAAACCTACCAGATGGGCTTTAGCCTGGATCAATTCGCCTAA
- a CDS encoding sugar phosphate isomerase/epimerase family protein, whose amino-acid sequence MNRRKFLTAASAAMAAAALHPAPMSAEPNKLKPMALGLLVSPFGAPEATIRRVHDLGFSNCFLSLDGYIGGFTPAIAAEMKGLLEKYEVTATTVEVVGPKPLVWDFLQGPSTIGLVPPATRAARIDALRQVSDFAKMVGIGQVQTHCGFIPEDPADALYPGAVEAIRTVAQHCQGNSQHFLMETGQETPTTMSRMIRDVNMPNLAVGLDTANLILYGKANPVDAVDILGPHVRSIHAKDGRWPTDPSQLGEEVQIGKGLVDFRAVFTKLHKVGYTGAVTIERETSGPQQIEDVRQEKLYLENILKEVVG is encoded by the coding sequence ATGAATCGCCGCAAGTTCTTGACCGCAGCATCGGCCGCGATGGCTGCGGCCGCACTTCACCCCGCCCCGATGTCCGCAGAGCCGAACAAACTGAAGCCGATGGCTCTGGGCCTGCTGGTAAGCCCCTTCGGAGCGCCGGAGGCGACGATCCGCCGCGTGCATGATCTCGGCTTCAGCAACTGCTTCCTATCGCTTGATGGCTACATTGGCGGATTCACGCCAGCGATTGCGGCGGAGATGAAGGGCTTGCTCGAGAAGTACGAGGTGACTGCGACAACGGTTGAAGTCGTCGGTCCGAAGCCGCTGGTGTGGGACTTTCTGCAAGGGCCCTCGACGATTGGCCTGGTTCCCCCGGCCACGCGGGCGGCGCGTATCGACGCGCTGCGGCAGGTCTCGGACTTCGCGAAGATGGTCGGGATCGGGCAGGTGCAGACGCACTGCGGCTTCATCCCCGAAGATCCGGCAGACGCTTTGTATCCCGGCGCAGTGGAGGCGATACGCACTGTCGCCCAGCACTGCCAGGGCAACAGCCAGCACTTCCTGATGGAGACCGGGCAGGAGACGCCGACGACCATGTCCCGCATGATCCGCGACGTAAACATGCCAAACCTTGCCGTGGGGCTGGACACCGCCAACCTGATTCTCTACGGCAAGGCGAATCCCGTCGATGCGGTCGACATCCTGGGGCCGCATGTGAGGAGCATCCACGCTAAAGATGGACGCTGGCCGACCGACCCGAGCCAGCTTGGCGAAGAGGTGCAGATCGGCAAGGGCCTGGTGGACTTCCGCGCCGTCTTCACGAAGCTGCATAAAGTGGGATACACCGGCGCGGTGACGATCGAGCGTGAGACTTCCGGGCCGCAGCAGATTGAAGATGTGCGCCAGGAGAAGTTGTATCTCGAAAACATACTGAAGGAAGTAGTGGGCTGA
- a CDS encoding serine/threonine protein kinase gives MAFEPGSIIGEYTIEAALGHGGLGTVYRVRHRISERQEAMKVLLPERTGTPESAERFRREIQMLASLNHPNIARLHTAFYFEEQLVMMMELVEGEDLRTLSRRTRIAIPLLLDYSSQALRALEYAHTRGVVHRDIKPANMMVSPGGQMKVLDFGLAQNGTSTELTLAGSVVGSPIYMSPEQVRGEKATSQSDLYSFGVTLYELIAGDTPIQGKNAYELMMGHLNHVPKPLHLLRPEIPGHISDAVARALDKEPSRRFASAAEFLDTLNARAHAPDDLTATLPPVNNVQRGSDDQNKTPTGAVPQPLEPLVKHLAAFIGPIAKITVLRLAKRTSDIDQLYQAAAKEIDDPAERQKFLRTRPH, from the coding sequence ATGGCCTTCGAACCTGGCAGCATCATCGGCGAGTACACGATCGAGGCTGCCCTCGGCCATGGCGGACTCGGCACCGTCTACAGGGTCAGGCATCGTATCTCCGAGCGACAGGAGGCCATGAAGGTCCTGCTGCCGGAGCGCACCGGCACGCCCGAGTCCGCCGAGCGCTTCCGCCGCGAGATCCAGATGCTCGCGTCCTTGAATCATCCAAATATAGCCAGGCTGCATACTGCCTTCTACTTTGAAGAGCAACTCGTCATGATGATGGAGCTGGTCGAAGGCGAAGACCTCCGCACCCTCAGCCGCCGGACCCGAATCGCCATTCCGCTGCTGTTGGACTACTCTTCTCAGGCGCTGCGCGCGCTCGAGTATGCCCATACCCGTGGCGTCGTTCATCGCGACATCAAGCCAGCCAACATGATGGTCTCGCCCGGCGGGCAGATGAAGGTGCTGGACTTCGGCCTCGCGCAGAACGGAACATCGACAGAACTCACCCTCGCCGGCTCGGTCGTGGGGTCGCCGATCTATATGTCTCCCGAGCAGGTGCGCGGCGAGAAGGCCACGTCGCAGTCCGATCTCTACTCTTTCGGCGTGACACTCTACGAACTCATCGCCGGCGATACTCCCATCCAGGGCAAGAACGCCTACGAGCTGATGATGGGCCACCTGAACCACGTCCCAAAGCCGCTGCATCTGCTTCGCCCCGAGATCCCAGGGCATATCTCTGATGCCGTGGCCCGCGCGCTGGACAAGGAACCGTCGCGCCGTTTCGCGAGTGCGGCGGAGTTCCTTGACACCCTAAATGCCCGCGCCCACGCACCGGATGACCTGACCGCCACGCTGCCCCCCGTCAACAACGTTCAACGTGGCTCCGACGACCAGAACAAGACTCCGACGGGAGCCGTCCCGCAGCCGCTCGAACCGCTGGTGAAGCATCTTGCCGCATTCATCGGACCCATTGCGAAGATCACCGTCCTGAGGCTGGCGAAGAGGACCTCCGACATCGACCAGCTCTACCAGGCGGCGGCGAAGGAGATCGACGATCCGGCTGAGCGGCAGAAGTTCCTTCGCACACGGCCACACTAA
- a CDS encoding c-type heme family protein codes for MKLLVKFNLLLVGVFALGLISTWFEARDFLQNQAQEEVLREAGLLAASASATRVYTEEAITPYLAKAGEHDGVFLPQTIPFYAATTTFQKIQHDYPDYTYKEAALNPTNLRDRATDWEADLIQHFRDAPNDNELTRTRETANGPSLYLAHPIRVTEGCLSCHSQPSAAPKTLVAKYGDRNGFGWNMGEVVGAQIVSVPTSLPLKIAHQGLIRLTIDLFVIFAFVIVLIDIGLYVIVIRPLRTISESANRISRGEMDLEHLTVRGNDEVTEVTRSFNRMHTSLKKAMDLLGE; via the coding sequence TTGAAGCTACTGGTGAAGTTCAATCTTTTGCTGGTGGGCGTCTTCGCCCTTGGCCTGATCTCGACCTGGTTTGAGGCACGGGACTTTCTGCAGAACCAGGCGCAGGAAGAGGTCTTGCGCGAGGCCGGCCTGCTGGCTGCCAGCGCCTCCGCGACCCGGGTCTACACCGAGGAGGCCATCACTCCGTACCTGGCAAAGGCGGGCGAACATGATGGTGTCTTCCTCCCGCAGACCATCCCCTTCTACGCCGCGACGACCACCTTCCAGAAGATCCAGCACGACTACCCGGACTACACCTATAAAGAAGCAGCACTGAACCCGACCAACCTGCGCGACCGCGCAACGGACTGGGAGGCTGACCTGATCCAGCACTTTCGCGACGCGCCGAACGATAACGAGCTGACGCGGACGCGAGAGACCGCGAACGGGCCAAGCCTGTACCTCGCACACCCCATCCGCGTGACCGAGGGATGCCTGAGCTGCCACAGCCAGCCATCAGCCGCGCCGAAGACCCTGGTGGCGAAGTACGGCGACCGCAACGGCTTCGGCTGGAACATGGGCGAAGTGGTGGGCGCGCAGATCGTCTCGGTTCCCACCTCTCTGCCGCTGAAGATCGCGCACCAGGGATTGATCCGATTGACGATCGACCTGTTCGTCATCTTCGCCTTCGTGATCGTGCTGATCGACATTGGGCTGTACGTGATCGTCATCCGACCGCTACGTACAATCTCGGAGTCGGCCAACCGGATCAGCCGGGGCGAGATGGACCTCGAACACCTGACGGTTCGCGGAAACGACGAGGTCACCGAGGTGACGCGATCCTTCAACCGGATGCATACGAGTCTGAAGAAGGCGATGGATCTATTGGGCGAGTAG
- a CDS encoding HugZ family pyridoxamine 5'-phosphate oxidase, with the protein MSTAAVPPRQHASTGPSIPTPPEPSHAERVRTLLSLTSVATLSTQSRKHEGFPFGSLMPFAWDAAGRPIFLISNMAMHTQNLRSDPRCSLFILQTAADGDPLGAARATLVGNAEPVAAEELPAVRELYLARHPNSSYWVDFADFHFFRLEVLDLYYVGGFGVMGWVAADDYATAAPDPLADAAPGIIAHMNADHVDSMILLARVHSGLEATEATMTSVDRLGFWLRLKTAEGMKGTRINFTREVATAGETRTVLVEMVRAVR; encoded by the coding sequence ATGTCGACCGCAGCCGTTCCACCCCGCCAGCACGCCTCCACCGGCCCCAGCATCCCCACGCCGCCAGAGCCTTCGCACGCCGAGCGTGTCCGCACGCTGCTGTCGCTGACGTCCGTCGCGACGCTTTCGACGCAGTCGCGCAAGCACGAGGGGTTTCCCTTCGGCTCGCTGATGCCGTTTGCGTGGGACGCTGCTGGTCGGCCTATCTTCCTGATCAGCAACATGGCGATGCACACGCAGAACCTGCGCTCGGACCCGCGTTGCAGTCTCTTCATCCTGCAAACGGCGGCTGATGGCGATCCGCTTGGCGCTGCCCGGGCCACGCTGGTCGGCAACGCCGAGCCAGTGGCTGCCGAAGAGTTACCCGCTGTCCGCGAGCTCTATCTTGCCCGCCATCCCAACAGCAGCTATTGGGTCGATTTCGCCGACTTCCACTTCTTTCGCCTCGAAGTTCTCGATCTCTATTACGTCGGCGGATTCGGCGTCATGGGCTGGGTCGCCGCAGACGACTACGCCACGGCTGCGCCTGACCCGCTCGCCGATGCTGCACCTGGCATCATCGCCCATATGAACGCCGATCACGTCGACTCGATGATCCTGCTCGCCCGCGTCCACAGCGGTCTTGAAGCGACCGAGGCTACGATGACCTCCGTCGACCGGCTCGGCTTCTGGCTGCGCCTGAAGACCGCCGAAGGCATGAAGGGCACGCGCATCAACTTCACCCGCGAAGTGGCCACCGCCGGCGAGACTCGAACCGTCCTGGTCGAGATGGTACGAGCGGTCCGATGA
- a CDS encoding FecR family protein, which yields MRIASLHLPAALAVGLFASACAAQSADPATQPAPRAATVISTDVPDRNEDQATTRSVSQIRIVRLSQVRGEVQLDRTGQKFETAFTNLPIVAGEELRTQLGVAEVEFEDNSSLRIITNSQVDFPQLGRSDSGATTTTVRLVRGSMYVSLVSSKIPPEFTVRVGGETLKLAPSSHFRVDLTDTTAKLTVFQGEVTAVSDSGSLIVGKHKAATFDLTAGAIPTLARMDEGSPFDAWDKNAVDYNKSLAVVASYANSPYSYGVNDLAYYGSFSDVGGCGTMWRPYLAGASFDPYASGIWSYYPSSGYSWVSPYPWGWTPYHSGSWSYCGGGWGWQPQGGWNGLQNQPSASKIKSPGGLRPRPPTRPVGGQPTFVTVNLSRMQPSGLLADGSFVFHGESAGLGVPRGVFNHLDKISEHAVERGSITRTLSETQAERTFVSTASSAIYTANARQGSSVSLGRSYAGSGTVAHASAGSTSSGSVHSASSFTSSSSSSASASVSSSAGASAGKGGPH from the coding sequence ATGAGAATCGCCTCCCTTCACCTTCCCGCAGCGTTAGCCGTCGGACTCTTCGCGTCTGCCTGCGCCGCACAATCTGCCGATCCCGCAACCCAGCCGGCTCCTCGTGCCGCAACGGTCATTTCAACCGATGTGCCGGACCGCAACGAAGACCAGGCTACGACGCGCTCCGTCTCTCAGATTCGCATCGTCCGGCTTAGCCAGGTGCGTGGCGAGGTCCAACTCGACCGCACCGGCCAGAAGTTCGAAACTGCTTTCACCAACCTTCCCATCGTTGCCGGGGAGGAGCTCCGCACCCAGCTCGGAGTTGCCGAGGTTGAATTCGAAGACAACAGCTCCCTCCGGATCATTACGAACTCCCAGGTAGACTTTCCCCAGCTTGGTCGAAGCGATTCAGGAGCGACCACGACGACGGTCCGCCTCGTACGCGGCAGCATGTATGTCAGTCTGGTCAGCAGCAAGATTCCCCCGGAGTTCACCGTCCGTGTCGGCGGTGAGACTCTGAAGCTCGCGCCCTCCAGCCACTTTCGTGTCGACTTGACCGACACCACCGCCAAGTTGACCGTCTTCCAGGGCGAGGTCACTGCCGTCAGCGACTCGGGTTCGCTGATCGTCGGCAAGCATAAGGCCGCTACATTCGACCTCACCGCCGGAGCAATTCCTACGCTGGCCCGGATGGACGAGGGCTCACCGTTCGATGCCTGGGACAAAAACGCTGTCGATTACAATAAGTCACTGGCCGTCGTCGCCAGCTACGCCAACTCGCCTTATAGCTACGGCGTCAACGATCTCGCCTACTACGGCTCGTTTTCGGACGTTGGAGGCTGTGGCACGATGTGGCGGCCTTACCTTGCCGGCGCTTCGTTCGACCCGTACGCCAGCGGTATCTGGAGCTACTATCCATCCAGCGGCTATTCGTGGGTTTCGCCCTATCCCTGGGGCTGGACGCCGTATCACTCCGGAAGCTGGAGCTACTGTGGAGGCGGATGGGGATGGCAGCCGCAGGGTGGTTGGAACGGCTTGCAGAATCAGCCCTCAGCTTCGAAGATCAAATCTCCCGGGGGGTTGCGCCCGCGGCCGCCGACTAGGCCCGTGGGCGGCCAACCGACCTTTGTGACGGTCAACCTCTCACGGATGCAGCCTTCGGGTCTCCTTGCCGATGGTTCTTTCGTCTTTCACGGCGAGTCTGCGGGCCTCGGGGTTCCCCGGGGCGTATTCAACCACCTAGACAAGATCTCCGAGCACGCCGTCGAACGTGGATCCATCACCCGTACTCTCTCAGAGACGCAAGCGGAGCGAACCTTTGTCTCGACAGCCAGCTCTGCAATCTACACCGCTAATGCAAGACAAGGCTCATCCGTCAGCCTTGGACGCAGCTATGCAGGATCCGGGACGGTGGCCCATGCTTCAGCAGGCAGCACATCCTCGGGTTCCGTTCATAGCGCTAGTTCCTTTACTTCGTCGTCATCGTCATCAGCATCGGCATCAGTATCGAGTTCAGCGGGCGCTTCTGCTGGCAAGGGCGGACCTCACTAA
- the prmC gene encoding peptide chain release factor N(5)-glutamine methyltransferase, with amino-acid sequence MTLRDAIAAAAARLSEQVDLGGNAERDAELLLLHVTGAARTVLFTDGDRPLRAEELATYEELIARRQTGEPIQYILGEQEFYGLPFKVTSAVLIPRPETELLVEAVLDRLPKDQPLRIVDVGTGSGAIAIAVAHHLPLAAVTALDLSEAALAVAQKNAQRLGLDHRMRFMRSDLLAGVEGEEPFDAVLSNPPYIPESDRGSLHRQVREFEPEMALFAGAEGMDIYRRLLPAAAKVLKPGGLLAIEIGYGQRLAIEDLLYGWNRVKVLSDLQGIARVVIARTQEIGSR; translated from the coding sequence GTGACTCTTCGTGACGCAATTGCAGCGGCTGCAGCCCGGTTGTCGGAACAGGTGGATCTCGGCGGTAACGCGGAGCGCGACGCCGAACTTCTGTTGCTCCATGTAACCGGTGCGGCCCGGACAGTATTGTTTACCGATGGCGACCGGCCTCTGCGAGCGGAAGAGCTCGCAACTTACGAGGAACTGATCGCACGGCGGCAGACCGGCGAACCGATCCAGTACATCCTCGGCGAGCAGGAGTTTTACGGCCTGCCCTTCAAGGTGACATCAGCCGTTCTGATCCCGCGACCGGAGACGGAGCTGTTAGTAGAAGCGGTACTCGACCGGCTTCCAAAAGACCAACCTCTTCGGATCGTCGATGTCGGTACAGGCTCCGGGGCGATTGCGATTGCAGTCGCACATCACCTTCCTCTGGCGGCCGTAACGGCGCTCGATCTCTCCGAGGCGGCTCTGGCTGTGGCGCAGAAGAACGCGCAGCGGCTAGGGCTGGATCACCGCATGCGCTTTATGCGATCGGATCTGCTGGCTGGAGTTGAAGGCGAGGAGCCGTTCGACGCGGTGCTCTCAAACCCACCGTATATTCCCGAGTCGGACCGGGGGAGCCTGCACCGGCAGGTTCGCGAGTTTGAGCCCGAGATGGCCCTCTTCGCGGGAGCCGAAGGCATGGACATCTATCGAAGACTGCTCCCGGCAGCCGCAAAAGTGTTGAAGCCGGGAGGCCTTCTGGCGATCGAGATTGGCTATGGACAGCGTCTCGCGATCGAAGACCTCCTGTACGGCTGGAACCGCGTAAAAGTCCTGAGCGACCTACAGGGAATTGCCCGCGTGGTCATCGCGCGTACGCAGGAGATCGGCTCTCGTTAG